One part of the Paroedura picta isolate Pp20150507F chromosome 5, Ppicta_v3.0, whole genome shotgun sequence genome encodes these proteins:
- the PAFAH2 gene encoding platelet-activating factor acetylhydrolase 2, cytoplasmic — translation MGATYSLGLPRGKGPHAVGCTDVMVGRSQKSLFFRLFYPCISQEGAERPFWIPRYEYYCGLADYMNMNRKWCAPLLSMTFGSCRIPVSWDAPLKLSNKKYPLIIFSHGLGAFRTVYSSVCAEMASRGFLVMALEHRDSSASATYYFKRESEASDIPEAPVQEEWLSYREVPKDQKEFHFRNPQLHQRANECLRGLKLIRSISGGKAAVNLLPTDFDLSSLKDNVDLSRAAVMGHSFGGATSILALVKEAQFKCAVALDAWIFPLENTLYPKVTKPVLFINTETFQTVDSVAKMKKICSLNDETKIITVLGTVHQSQTDFTFLAGNLVNRVFRTRGTIDPYEGLDITNQAALAFLQKHLQLKEDFDQWDGLLEGVGNAVIPNGPLQKSSM, via the exons ATGGGGGCGACCTACTCCTTAGGTCTGCCCCGCGGCAAGGGGCCGCACGCTGTCGGCTGCACGGATGTGATGGTGGGACGGAGCCAAAAG agtcTCTTCTTCCGCTTGTTCTATCCCTGCATCTCGCAAGAGGGGGCAGAACGGCCCTTCTGGATCCCCCGCTATGAGTATTACTGTGGACTTGCTGACTACATGAACATGAACCGAAAATGGTGCGCTCCATTGCTCAGCATGACCTTTG GGTCATGTCGAATTCCCGTGAGCTGGGACGCCCCTCTGAAATTGAGTAACAAGAAGTATCCCTTGATCATATTCTCTCATGGGCTCGGAGCCTTCAG AACTGTTTACTCTTCTGTCTGTGCCGAAATGGCTTCCCGTGGGTTTCTGGTGATGGCACTCGAACACAG agactcttctgcttctgctacttACTACTTCAAGCGGGAGTCTGAAGCGTCAGACATCCCTGAGGCTCCGGTGCAAGAAGAATGGCTCTCCTATCGAGAGGTGCCGAAAGATCAGAAGGAGTTTCATTTCCGAAATCCGCAG CTCCATCAGCGAGCCAACGAGTGCCTCCGGGGGCTGAAACTGATCCGGAGCATCAGTGGTGGCAAGGCAGCTGTCAACCTCTTGCCCACAGACTTTGATCTGTCCTCACTGAAG GACAATGTGGATTTGTCCAGAGCAGCTGTCATGGGTCACTCGTTTGGAGGAGCAACATCAATCCTCGCCCTTGTGAAAGAGGCACAATTCAA GTGTGCTGTGGCCCTTGACGCATGGATATTCCCTTTGGAGAACACCCTCTACCCGAAAGTGACCAAGCCAGTGCTTTTCATCAACACCGAGACCTTTCAGACTGTGGATAGCGTGGCCAAGATGAAAAAGATCTGCTCCTTGAACGACGAGACCAAAATCATCACTGTCTT GGGCACTGTCCATCAGAGCCAAACTGACTTCACCTTCCTTGCGGGGAATCTCGTGAACAGAGTCTTCCGAACGAGAGGCACCATCGATCCTTATGAAGGGCTGGACATCACTAACCAGGCTGCCCTAGCCTTCCTCCAGAAACATCTCC AGCTGAAAGAAGACTTTGACCAATGGGATGGTCTTCTGGAAGGTGTTGGGAACGCCGTCATTCCAAATGGACCCCTGCAGAAATCCAGCATGTAG